CCATCCTAACGTTGAGGAAGCCGTTCATGCCCTTGCAGGACACGCCATTCGGCAGGATTACGCGCACCTCGCGCTGGTTGAACCTGGCCTTGTTCGGCATATTGCCCCTGGTGCTGGTGCTGGGCAGCGCGCTTTTCTGGGGCCTGCAGCGCATCATCGAACAAGAGCGCGAACGCCTGAACCTGGATTTCACCATACTCATCGGCTATGTCCATGCCCAGGAACAGTTCCTGAACAAGCTGCGCTCGCATAGCCCATCGCTGCCTGCCGAAAACACTTCGACCACGATTTCCCTGCATGCAACGAGCGTCCGCGAACGCTTCGGCATGCAGCTCCTCGATGGGCAGCACAGCAGCGCCGAAATGGCGTTCTCCCTGGCATGCGGGGACCCGTCAGACTGTCCCACGGCCGGCCGGCGGCTGGCGGGCCTGGGCGGCTATCTGGCGAATTTCTACTCCACCTACTGGGCGTCGTCCTATTTCCCCGCGTCCACCAGTTTCCTGGTCAACCAGAACGACAGCATCAGTCTCAGCGTCCCGGCGGTCGACGCGCCGTCCGGCTACGAGATGCTGACCCCGCGGCACTTCCTGGCGGCCACGGACGCCATACGCGCGGAACTACGCCAACTGGATGCGGTCCAGCAACGCCTGATCGATCAGGATCTGCCTGGCTTGCCGGGGCCGGCCAGCGCGGGCCGCATTCATTGGTTCCGTACGGCAGAGCTGCCGGGCAGCATGTTGGGAATGATCTACGCCAACGTCCCGCCATCGGCATGGAGCGGCAGACCGGGGACAACGCCCGCGATCTATGCCGCCACGCTGCTCAGCCACCACCGCATCAGCATCTTTGAAAAAGCGATGAGCCGGCCCCTGTACGGCGGATTCTGGCTGTCGCACCGCGAAGCCGGCATACTGCTGGGCGACGGCGACCGTCCAAGGGTGAGCGAGAACGGGCTGCACTATACGGCCGACGGGCTGGTGCTGCGCACCACCGACTCGACCGGCGTCTGGACCGGCGTGTATCGGGTCGACTATCCCGTTTTCTTCCAGGACAATCTCTGGCTGCCGATCACCGCCGCCTTGCTCCTGCTCTTGAGCCTGGGCGGCGGCTTTGCCTTCGTGCGCTGGTTCAACCGCAGCGTGATCGCGCCCGCGCAGAATGCCCAGCACAAAATCGTCGAACGAGAAGAATTCAGTCGCACGCTGGTCGAGACCGCGCCCGTTGCGCTCTGCCTGCTGGCGCGTCCCACGGGCGACATCGTGTTCGGCAACGGCCTGGCGCTGCAATGGCTGGGCGTCGAAGCCGGCCAGCCGCTGGAAAACACGCCGGAGGCCAATCTGCTGCTACGCCAGGTGCTGGCGGCGACCGCGCCGGGAACCATCGCCAATTTCCATGCCGCCGACGGCCGCCCGCTGTATGTCGCCTATGCACCGACGCGCTACAACAACCGGGATGTCGTGCTGTGCGCCTTTTCCGACATCAGCGCCCGGGCGTCGATAGAACGCGCGCTGGCACAGGCCAAGCGGGAAGCGGATAAGGCCAGCGAAGCCAAGTCCACGTTCCTGGCGACCATGAGCCACGAAATCCGCACGCCGCTCTATGGCGTGCTGGGGACATTGGAACTGATGGGGTTGACGCAGCTGGACCGCGAACAACGCCAGCATCTGGAGCGCATGCAAAGCTCGTCGGCGATCCTGCTCCAACTCATCAGCGACATCCTGGACATCACCAAGATCGAAGCCGGCCAGCTTGTGCTGGAGTCCACGGAGTTCAACCCTCGTGAACTGGTGCAGAGCTGCACCAGCTCCTATGCGGCGATGGCCGAGCAAAAGGGCCTGCTGCTGTTCTGTTGCGTGGACATCGACGTGCCGCCCTGGGTGACGGGCGACGCCGCCCGAATCCGGCAGATACTGGGCAACCTGCTGAGCAACGCCATCAAATTCAGCGAATCGGGGCATGTGATCGCACGCCTGAAGGTTGCAAGCGCCGCGGCCGACCAAACGACCCTCACGCTCCAGGTCGTCGACACGGGCATCGGCATCGGCAAGGACGAACAGACCCAACTCTTCGTGCCCTTCTACCAGATCGATGGCGCATCGCATACGGTGCGAGGCACGGGGATCGGCCTGCCCATCTGCGCGCGCCTGGCCAAGCTGATGGGCAGCGAGATACGGGTGACCAGCGAACTGGGGCTGGGCAGCAGCTTTTCGCTGGAGTTGCCGCTGCGGACCGTGCCCGGCCGGCCGCTCGATACGCCCGATCTGCGCGGCGCTCGCGTCCTGGTGCGCAGCCCCAATCGCGAGCTGACCGACAACGTTTGCCTGTGGCTGAATCTCTGGGGCGCGCAGGCCGCCCCCGCTCCGGCCCCCCTGCCCTTGGGCGCGCCCGACGAGGTGCTGCTGGACGTGCTGTTCAGCGGACCCGACCTGGATGCCCTGGACTGGGGCGGCCACCACGTGCTGGCGGCCGCTGGCGTCAAGGCGCCCTCCGCCCGCACCATCCGGGTCATACCCGGCGTGGATCAGATCGCCGCCGGCATCCTGGGCGCCTTGCGGGGCCAGCTGACACCGCCGCCCGGCGCTGCGGAAGCGATCATATTCGCGCCTTTGGGGCTGCGGGTCCTGGTCGCCGAAGACAACCCGATCAATCAGGCGACGTTGCAGAATCAGCTGCAACAGCTGGGCTGTACCGCGACAGTGGCCCCGAATGGCGCCGAGGCGTTGACGCTTTGGGGACTGGGAACCTACGACGTGCTGCTGACCGACGTCAACATGCCCCGCATGAACGGCTACGACCTGGCTCGCGAACTGCGCGCCCAAGGCGTCAAGGTCCCTATCATCGGCGTCACGGCAAACGCGATGCGCGAAGAGGAAGAGCGCTGCCTGGATGCAGGCATGACGTCATGGCTCGTCAAGCCTATCGAGTTGCGCACGCTGCGCCGCCATCTGCAGCACCGCAACGCCGGCGCTTCGGGCATCGCGACGGCCATGACCCGCTTGCTTCCCGCGGCAGCCAGCACGCCGCCCCCGGCGTCCATCAAGTTCCGCGCGCTTTTCATCACTACGATGCAGGACGATCTGGAGCAGCTGGAGCAGACACTGGCGGCCGGCGACCTGCACCTGCTGCAAAAGACGCTGCACCGCATCCGGGGCGCGGTCGGCGTCGTGCACATGACAGCGCTGACCCGCAGGCTGGAGGCGCTGGAAGCGGCGCTGCACAACGAAGGACTGAACGCGGTGACGTTCAGCGAAGCCCAAGCCCTGGCCGGCGCGCTGCGACGCATGCTGGCGGAAATCTAAACCCGTTTTCGTCGTGTCCCGGCAGGAACTTGGATTAAAATGAACACCCTCGGAAGCCTGGATGGCTTCGGAAGCCGCGCCATTCGATAGCCCATTCATGAGCAAGCCTTTATCTGCACAGGATGTACGTATCATCGTCGCCGATGATCATCCGATCATCTCGCTTGCCGTGGCCGAATCTCTCAACGGGGTTCCGGGCTTCAGCGTCGTGGCGACTGCCCGCTCCGGACTGGAGCTCCTTGCGGCGGCCCAAAACCACCCCTGCAACTTGATCGTGACCGACTTCACGATGCAGTCCGACGCAGCGGACGAGGACGGCCTGCGCCTCATCGAGCGCCTGCAGCGCCAATTTCCGCAGATCCCGATCGTGGTCTTCACGATGCTGACCAATAGCGGCATTCTCAGCCAATTGCGGCAACTGGGCGTGGCGGGCATCGTCGGCAAAGACGAACCCATCGACAAGCTGGTGGCGGTATGCGTACGCGCCATGACCGGAGCAGAGACGATCCTGTCGGCCGGCGTCGACAAGCGGCTCAGCCAGAATGATGTGACGATGGGAGGCGCTGGCCGCACCAGGAGCCTGTCGCCCAAGGAGCTCGAAGTGGTGCGCCTGTTCGCGCTGGGGCTGTCGGTGACGGAGATCGCGCGCCGGCTGAACCGGTCCGTCGCAACCATCGGCACGCAAAAGCAGTCGGCCATGCGCAAGCTCAACATCGACAGCAACGCCGAACTGCTGCGCTACGCCGACGAACAAGGATTCGCCTGAGCGCTGTCCCGCCCGTCCACGCGTAACGCCCGGCTGCGCTCACCGCGCAACCGGGCGTTGCTTGACGCTGACCGGCCCTTACCAGCGATAGGTCACGTTCAACATCCCGCCTATCCCGCGCTGGTCGCCATTGCCGGCCAGGCCAGACACCTGGCCCGCCAGATAAAGGGACTTGCCGATCCTGCCCTCGGCGCCCATCTTCAACTCAGCCGCGTCGCGCAACGGCTTGACGCTGAAGCGCCCGTCACCGATCGCGACCTGCGGGGTGCCTGTATTGTGCAGCCAATTGGCCTCCAGGAACGGACGCATCGTCGCCCCAGCCTCGGACTTGCCCAGCGGATAAACGCGCGCGCCGACCCGCGTGGTCACTGAATTCGCGCTGCCGCTCTCCAGCTTCATGCCCGGCAGCGTGGCGTCTTCGGCGTCGTACCGGGTGTAGGCCACTTGAACCTGAGGCTCGACCACCACGGCGGCCAGGGCCGAACCGGGCGCGAACGGCCGCACCGCATAGCCTGCTTCGACCGAAGCCATCCAGGCATGGGCGTGATAGCGCGCCGATCCCAGTTCGCTGCTGATCTGGTTCGAGTAGCGGGCGTACTGCAGCGTGGAGTCCGCATAGGCGCCCAGGCGGGTGACGTCATTGGCGTAGGCCGTGGCATACACGCCGACGGAGTAGCCCGTAACCTTGCCCCGCGCTCGCGCGTTCACGGACGAGTTCGAGCCAGGCAGCATGAGCCGCGACGTGGAGTTCGCCCGCGCATCGCCGTAACCCGCCATCACGCCGGCAAACATGACGCCGTCCTGACCCGCGCGGGCGTGCAGCACATCGCCGCCCAGCTGCATGACGTAGCTGTCCGTGTCGACATCGACCTTGCCCTGTGTCATGCGCAGGCCGCTGTCGTGGCTACCTTTCACGCGCGCCCAGAGCGTATTGCCGGCTTTATCCGTCGCATCATTAGCCGACGGGATCCGACCCACCGCGCGGTCATGCAGGCTGTGCATGAACATCCGCGTCGCCGCCAACTGGTTGCCCAGGTACGCGCCGCTTTCCGGCGAGACGTTGACGTAGCCCTCGCCGCCGGGCGGGGTGATCTCGGGCGGCGCCACCGGCCCGCCGGGCTCCGTGACCGGCGGTTCCGGCTTTTCCGGGTCGACCTCACCGCCTGGATCCGTGATCGGCGGTTCCGGCTTTTCCGGGTCGACCTCACCGCCTGGATCCGTGATCGGCGGTTCCGGCTTTTCCGGGTCGACCTCACCGCCTGGATCCGTGATCGGCGGCTCCGGCGTTTCCGGGTCGACCTCGCCGCCCGGCGTATAGACGGAAGTCAGGTACCAGTCTGACGCCACGCCATTGGCGCCGCCGCGCACCAGGCTGTAGTCATAGCCATTGATCGCGATGGTTCCCGCGCTAGCGCGGTAGCCCGTCGACCCGGCGTCCAGGCGAAACGCGTCCGCAGTGGTGGTGCCTCCGTTGATCGTTTCCACCAGTCGGATGCCTTGCGTGGTCTGCCCGCCCGCGCCGCCCGCGTTGACAATACGCATGGCCGTGGTGCCGGAGGTGGAACCGCCGTCGATCACCAGCTTGTCGGTCAGGGAACTATCATCGCCCAGCCGAGTGTTCATGACCAGCGTGCCGCCGCCGGCGTAGTCGTTCACGGTCACCGTCTTGAAGCCCGCGTGCGCGTCGGGTGCGACGAATCTCACCGTGCCCGCGTTGTTCAGGACGCCGAAGGAAGAATCGCCGCGGACGTTCCAGGTGCTGGTGGCGTCCACGCCCAGACTATTGATGCGGCCGCCGCGTGAGATGAGCGCGCCGGTCAACACGCTGGCATTCTTGAGCGAGACATCCACGACGCCACTGTCGGCCAGGATGTCACCCGCCAGGGTCGAGCCAGAAGCGTCCAGGTTGACCAGCCCCGCTTCGATGGTCGTGGTCGTGCCGCCGCTGGTGACATCGACCGCCCGCGCGTGCAGCAGCAAGCCGCCGTCCTCGACGCCGCCCTGGCGGGCCGTGACTTGCGCGTCGCGCAGCGTGAAGTCATGGTTGCCGCCCGTGACCAGCAACGCGGCGGCGTCCTGCGTGTCGACGCGGCTGCCGTTCGTGAGGAACAGCGTATTGGTGATGTCCTCCCCGGTCACGTAGCTCCAGATTCCGTATGCGTCGGCCCCCTCGGTGCTCAGCTGTGTGCTGTCCAGCATCACGATGGTCCGGTTGCTCATGGCGAGGCCCGTGGCGTCGGCGCCGCGCGTGCGCACGACGGTTCCCGTCGCGCTGACCTTCGAGTTGGTTCCGCTGGAAAAAAGTCCGTGCGCCAGGACGCCTTCGGTTTCGATGGTGGAGTCCGTCAACGAAATGCTGGCGCCGGATACCCGCGCCAGCGCGCCAACCGAACCCGCGCCGCTGGTCTGGATCCGCGTGCCGTAGGTTTCTATGGTGGCCTGGGTTCCCCCTTCGCGCGACGCATATAGCCCATGCGCATTGTTGCCACGCGTGGTGATGGAACCCCCGCGCAGGATCGCGCGGCCCCGCCGGTTGTCGATACCGAGCGACTGGGAGTCGATGTGCAGGCCGACCGCGTCGAGTTCGCTATCGACGCCGATGAGCCAGATCCCCGCTCCCCACGAGCGCGTGACCGAGATTGAGACGTCGCGCAGCTTGGCCGAAGCGCCGTCCGCGTTAAGATTGATGCCGTACCCGTTGGAACTCGACAGCGTCGCATCGCTGACTTCCACGGCGCCGCCCGGGACGCCGTAAACGCTGTTCGCCATGATCGCGTCGCCATAGGCGGTCACCGAGCCGCCCGCCATCACGAGCCTCCCGCTTTCCGCGTCGATGCCCCTGCCGGAGACAGCCGTGAGGTGCGTGTCCTTGAGCGACAGCGTCGACGTGGCGCCTCTCGCGGCCATCGCGGCGATCGTATTGCCACGAACGCTGGCATTGACGCCTGTCAGTTCGACCCGACCGCCGTTATCGACATAAACGGCGGCGCTGTTATTGGCGGCCGTGGTGATATCGAGGGACTCCGCCGTGATGAGGGAGTTTGCGCCTTCCGCGCGCAATCCGGTGCTGCCGTTGTTTGCCAGGGAGACGCTGCCGCCTTTCAGGGTGACTTTTCCGCCCGACTGCGCGTAAGCCCCATGGGAATACAAGCCCGCGGTGCTGATTTCGGTATTGACGGCCGATATCGAACTGCCCGCGCCCGTCGCATGCAGGCCGTATGCGTAATACCCGGTGCCCACGGTCTGCACGCTGCCGTTGGACAGTTCCGCCGCCCCGCCCTGGCTGGCCTTGACGCCCGGGGTGTTCTGGCCGCCTGCTCCGCCCGCGATGATACGGATGCCGTCTCCGATCACCTTGTTGCCCGCGATAGAGACAGTGATGGCCGCTCCGGCGCCAGCATGGGTGACCGTAGCCCCGGACTCCAACGTCATCTGCGTGCCGCCCGTCGGATCCGATACATCCACCTGGCCGAGTTCCGCCGCAACGCCGACGACCGGGTAGGCGGGAAGCGTGGCGGCCAGTATGCCGATCATGATGGGGGTGAGATGCTGGTTCATGGTGGATTCCTTGGCCCCTGCCAAGGTCCGCTGACGAACATCGCAAATCACCCGCGATAGTGCATTGCCTATCGATCAATAAGCCTGCGACCTGGACAAGGAGAGAATGAAGAAGAGGCCTCATTCTCTAGAGTCAAGGCTCCAGCAAGAATCATAAGATTATTAAAACCCCATCCCCGCGGCCGGCAACCTCTCTCTACGTGCCCAACCACGCCAACAGCGCCCCAGCCGCCACGCACGCCAGTGCCAGCGCCGACCAGGCCCGCCCTGCGCTACGGGCGCCAAATACGCCCACCGCGATCGCGGCATATGCGACAAAACTCAATAGCGTTCCAGTCAGTACGCCCACAGCCGGCGACGCGCCGGCCACGGCTGGCAGAATCAGCGCCAACGCCGACATCGCCAGGGCCGACACCAGATAGCCGCCCGCGGCGGCCGCCAGCACGCGGCCGCCGGTCCGCCATCGCTGTGCCGCGGTTCCGTCGCCCGCGGGCCGCGCTTTCCTCGGCTGCGCTGCAGCGGCCGTTGGCTCACCCCCCCAGTGCCGCCGCAGCGCGCAAGCCATGTATGCCAGCGCCAGGCCGAAGGCGAGCGCGGTGAGTTCCACCGCTGCGAGCAACCCCTCCCCGCTCACGGCATACGCCTGCAAATGCCGCCCGGTCGTCGCCCAGTTCAACACCGGCAAACCCACGCATAGCACGGCCGCTGCTGCCAGCTGCTCGATCCACGCTTGTCGGGGCTGGCGCCACAACGCATGGGCCAATGAGGCGGTCCACACCGCGAAAAAGAACTGGATCTCTGCGGCGCTGCGCTGGGGCCAGGACGCCGGAATCAACCTGTTGCCGTAAAAGTAGGCGATGCTTGCCAGCGCAATGCCTGCCAGCGCGGCGACGTTGAGGGCCTCGACCCAACGGTAAACCAGAGCCGTGGCCCCGCCGAACTCATGCTCGCTCTTCCTGCGCCGCTTGATGGAGAACAACAGCGTACCGATGGCGATCATGGCGGTGCCCATCAGACCGCTGAAGAAGTACAGCCACTTGATGGTCCATCCG
The sequence above is drawn from the Achromobacter xylosoxidans genome and encodes:
- a CDS encoding hybrid sensor histidine kinase/response regulator, whose protein sequence is MPLQDTPFGRITRTSRWLNLALFGILPLVLVLGSALFWGLQRIIEQERERLNLDFTILIGYVHAQEQFLNKLRSHSPSLPAENTSTTISLHATSVRERFGMQLLDGQHSSAEMAFSLACGDPSDCPTAGRRLAGLGGYLANFYSTYWASSYFPASTSFLVNQNDSISLSVPAVDAPSGYEMLTPRHFLAATDAIRAELRQLDAVQQRLIDQDLPGLPGPASAGRIHWFRTAELPGSMLGMIYANVPPSAWSGRPGTTPAIYAATLLSHHRISIFEKAMSRPLYGGFWLSHREAGILLGDGDRPRVSENGLHYTADGLVLRTTDSTGVWTGVYRVDYPVFFQDNLWLPITAALLLLLSLGGGFAFVRWFNRSVIAPAQNAQHKIVEREEFSRTLVETAPVALCLLARPTGDIVFGNGLALQWLGVEAGQPLENTPEANLLLRQVLAATAPGTIANFHAADGRPLYVAYAPTRYNNRDVVLCAFSDISARASIERALAQAKREADKASEAKSTFLATMSHEIRTPLYGVLGTLELMGLTQLDREQRQHLERMQSSSAILLQLISDILDITKIEAGQLVLESTEFNPRELVQSCTSSYAAMAEQKGLLLFCCVDIDVPPWVTGDAARIRQILGNLLSNAIKFSESGHVIARLKVASAAADQTTLTLQVVDTGIGIGKDEQTQLFVPFYQIDGASHTVRGTGIGLPICARLAKLMGSEIRVTSELGLGSSFSLELPLRTVPGRPLDTPDLRGARVLVRSPNRELTDNVCLWLNLWGAQAAPAPAPLPLGAPDEVLLDVLFSGPDLDALDWGGHHVLAAAGVKAPSARTIRVIPGVDQIAAGILGALRGQLTPPPGAAEAIIFAPLGLRVLVAEDNPINQATLQNQLQQLGCTATVAPNGAEALTLWGLGTYDVLLTDVNMPRMNGYDLARELRAQGVKVPIIGVTANAMREEEERCLDAGMTSWLVKPIELRTLRRHLQHRNAGASGIATAMTRLLPAAASTPPPASIKFRALFITTMQDDLEQLEQTLAAGDLHLLQKTLHRIRGAVGVVHMTALTRRLEALEAALHNEGLNAVTFSEAQALAGALRRMLAEI
- a CDS encoding response regulator transcription factor; its protein translation is MSKPLSAQDVRIIVADDHPIISLAVAESLNGVPGFSVVATARSGLELLAAAQNHPCNLIVTDFTMQSDAADEDGLRLIERLQRQFPQIPIVVFTMLTNSGILSQLRQLGVAGIVGKDEPIDKLVAVCVRAMTGAETILSAGVDKRLSQNDVTMGGAGRTRSLSPKELEVVRLFALGLSVTEIARRLNRSVATIGTQKQSAMRKLNIDSNAELLRYADEQGFA
- a CDS encoding autotransporter outer membrane beta-barrel domain-containing protein codes for the protein MNQHLTPIMIGILAATLPAYPVVGVAAELGQVDVSDPTGGTQMTLESGATVTHAGAGAAITVSIAGNKVIGDGIRIIAGGAGGQNTPGVKASQGGAAELSNGSVQTVGTGYYAYGLHATGAGSSISAVNTEISTAGLYSHGAYAQSGGKVTLKGGSVSLANNGSTGLRAEGANSLITAESLDITTAANNSAAVYVDNGGRVELTGVNASVRGNTIAAMAARGATSTLSLKDTHLTAVSGRGIDAESGRLVMAGGSVTAYGDAIMANSVYGVPGGAVEVSDATLSSSNGYGINLNADGASAKLRDVSISVTRSWGAGIWLIGVDSELDAVGLHIDSQSLGIDNRRGRAILRGGSITTRGNNAHGLYASREGGTQATIETYGTRIQTSGAGSVGALARVSGASISLTDSTIETEGVLAHGLFSSGTNSKVSATGTVVRTRGADATGLAMSNRTIVMLDSTQLSTEGADAYGIWSYVTGEDITNTLFLTNGSRVDTQDAAALLVTGGNHDFTLRDAQVTARQGGVEDGGLLLHARAVDVTSGGTTTTIEAGLVNLDASGSTLAGDILADSGVVDVSLKNASVLTGALISRGGRINSLGVDATSTWNVRGDSSFGVLNNAGTVRFVAPDAHAGFKTVTVNDYAGGGTLVMNTRLGDDSSLTDKLVIDGGSTSGTTAMRIVNAGGAGGQTTQGIRLVETINGGTTTADAFRLDAGSTGYRASAGTIAINGYDYSLVRGGANGVASDWYLTSVYTPGGEVDPETPEPPITDPGGEVDPEKPEPPITDPGGEVDPEKPEPPITDPGGEVDPEKPEPPVTEPGGPVAPPEITPPGGEGYVNVSPESGAYLGNQLAATRMFMHSLHDRAVGRIPSANDATDKAGNTLWARVKGSHDSGLRMTQGKVDVDTDSYVMQLGGDVLHARAGQDGVMFAGVMAGYGDARANSTSRLMLPGSNSSVNARARGKVTGYSVGVYATAYANDVTRLGAYADSTLQYARYSNQISSELGSARYHAHAWMASVEAGYAVRPFAPGSALAAVVVEPQVQVAYTRYDAEDATLPGMKLESGSANSVTTRVGARVYPLGKSEAGATMRPFLEANWLHNTGTPQVAIGDGRFSVKPLRDAAELKMGAEGRIGKSLYLAGQVSGLAGNGDQRGIGGMLNVTYRW